The DNA region ATAGCATAGTGATTACCAAATCAGGAGTTTCCTCCATAAACTCTATTTGATGTGGATTAATATATAAAACGCTTCCGTCAAATCTAGTTACATATATCATAATATTAAGAAACTCCTAACCATTATATTATACTAAAAAAAAACAAAAAGTCTAATATTTTATTTATCTCTTAAGTGCTATAACTTCTTGAAGCAACTGGTCAGCTGTAGTTATAGTTCTAGCATTAGCTTGGAAACCTCTTTGAGTTACTATCATATCAGTAAATTGTTCACTTAAATCAACGTTAGACATCTCTAAAGTACCAGCTTTAATAGAACCTCTTCCTTCAGCAGCAGCAACACCAATATTAGCAGCACCAGAGTTATTGCTTTCTACAAATAAAGTGTCTCCTGCTTTCTCTAAACCGCCAGCATTTGCAAATTTAGCCAAAGCAACCTGTCCTAAAGTTTTTCTATTTCCATTTGTAAATACGCCAGTAATTTGACCGCTGTCATCAAAGCTGAATCCTTCAAGCATACCCATAGTATAACCATCTTGTTCTATAGCTTTAGTTGTAGAAGGTGATTCAAATTGTGTAATACCATTAAATAAACCAACTTCTCCCATAGTAAGGTTAATAGTTTGATTTACTTCTCCGTCTGTACCTGTATAAGTGAAAGATACATTAGGCATTAATACGCCTTCAGTTTGAGTATTAGTACCATCGCTTACAGAAATTAAAGAACCAGCATCATTGAATACTAATTGGAAAGTATTATTTCCTCCATTTTCAACAGGGTCTCCGGCAGAAACACTTACGCTTCCTTCTGTTGCTTCTGGTATTTCTATTACCATATCCCATCTATTAACATCTGTTCTATTAAATGTTGCTCTTAATTGACGAGGTATTCCTGTAGAATCATAAATAGTTAAATCTGCTTGGTGAGTATCACTATTTTTTTGTAGGTTACAGAAGAACTTAGTGTTTTGTGTAGCACGTGCTGGGTCTTTTGAACCTACTGGTATAATTAAATCTTCTACGCCGGCAGCAGTATTTAATTCCATCATTCCTGTTTCTGGATTAAGTACAGCATTCCAACCTTGTACTTTATAACCATTTGAAGGGTTAACTAAATAACCATTTTTATCTATAGAGAAAGCTCCGTTTCTTGTATAGTAAGAACTATTTCCTTTCTTCTCAATAAAGAAACCTTCTCCTTGAATAGCTAAATCTGTATTTACACCAGTAACTTGTAAAGCTCCTTGTGTATGTATTGTATCTATAGTAGCTACCTGCATACCAAGACCAACCTGCTGAGGATTGATACCGCCTCTATCTTCCTGCGGCTTAGCTGCTCCGCTCAAAGATTGGCTTATCATATCCTTGAAAGTTACTCTACCTTTTTTAAAACCGTATGTATTTACATTGGATATGTTATTACCAACAACATCCATTCTAGTTTGGTGATTCTGTAATCCAGATACACCTGCAAATAATGAACGCATCATAAGGCGAATTCCTCCATAAAGTAATTATTATTGTATTTATTAAATATTTATTATTTTCTTATAATATTTTCGGTATAATTAAAATTTGCTTAATATTTTTTTATTAGCATTTAATTTTTATAATCTAAAAATAATGAGAAAAATTATTGTTTTAATTAATTGATAATAATGATAAATAAAAATCTTTCTTGAAATGTTGTAAAGAATAATAACTTTTTGAACATAAAAAAAAGATGCTACATTTCGCAGCACCTTTTAAAAATAATACTTTTCATAAACCTTTTATATAATTAATCATCAAATTGCTGTCCCATTAATGATCCATCAGATGATATAAACATTTCCATCATGTTGTTGAGTTTTATTTTATAATTTCCCCACTCTTTTTCTACACTTGTAATCATAGCTTGAGGATATGTCTTTTTTACTGTGTTAGCAACAGCTTGAGGCAATACACTGAAAGGTACACCGTTATATTCTCCGTCTATATTTACCCAGTCGCCGTTAGTTAAAAAATCTATACTAGCACCATTTGATAGATTTACATCGAATTTTCCGCCGTCTCTTTCTACTTTCCATATTTGAGCATTAGGGTATATTTTTTTTATGAATGTTACAGCTTGTTTAGGCAACGCTGAAGCTGGAACTACCATATCAGCAAATAAAATTGATGTAGAAAAAATTGCTAATACTATTAATGAAGATAATATTTTTTTTATCATATTAAACTCCTCTATAATTTACTGCTATATTTTTTATATACTTGTAAATTATCTTTACAAGATTAATATAAACAAAATTTTAATTTATGTCAATATCCATTGATATAAATAGTGATTATAAATAGTATTTTTGTTTAATATATTAATTGACACTAGTATTTATTATGATATAATTGTCGGAAAATTACATTTTAAATATCAATAATTATAAAAACTTATTTTTATAATTTTATTTAAGTAGTCCTTAATGAAAAAAAATTATTTATATTTTATCTATTTATATTATCTTTATTATTAATATTTATAATATTAGGAAGTATTTTAGCAAATAAAACAAGAGTTGGATATCTTAATATAAATTTAAATATAAATAAAACAATAGAAATAAATAATTTATCTGAAAAATATAATAATCTACAAGAAAATGAAAAAATCAATATTATTAAAATAAATGCAAATGAATATTACTATGATTGTAGAATGGAGTTCTATGATAAGGTATTTAGATATAGTGATGTATTTAGTCTTATTATAGATTCAAATAAAAATCCTGATTATGTTAAGTCAATTAATATGCAAACAGGAGGAAGGAGAGCTGGATATTTAATTTCCACAAAAATTATAGATGATAAAAAAATAGATAATATTTATTATAAATTAAGAATTAAGCCAATATATTATTCTATACTTATTATTATGATTGGTATATTAATGATTTTTAATACTAATATTTTTAATGTTGTATTAAAAAAATTTAATAAAGATGTAGAAATAAAAATATATATTATTGTTATATTAGGATATTTATATTTAATAATTCCATTTATTATTTTTGTATTCTCTTGGACTAGATATATAGTATCTATACCTGTAAATATGATTATTTTTTATATTTTATATTTAATGATAAAAGATAGTATTATTAATTATAATAAAGTTTACAAGATAAATATTATTGTTTTTATTGTAATGATAATGTCTATAATATTGTTTGTATTAGTATCTGGGATAGGTGAAATATTTGAGCAGTCTATAGATATGCTTAGGGGAAGAAATCCTATTTTTAGAGATTTAATTAACTTTTCTTGGCCTGTAATATATACAAAAAGCGGATATGCTATTGTGTATTATATAGGTCATTGGATTGTACCTGCTGTATTTGGTAAATTTTTTGGACTTACTGTTGGAAATATGTTTTTAGTTTTATGGAGTTCTATTGGAATATTTATTTCCATAATATTAGTTTTATATTATCTAAATATTAATAGAAGCAGATATATATTAATTGCATTGTTGTTATTTATATTCTTTTCACCAATTGCAGAAATTCATACATTTAGCAGTAGAATACTTTCTTATTACAGCTCACATTTGCAGGATTTACAATTATTGTTTAATCAGGCAATAGCTATTTGGGTAATGAGTTCTTTATTTTTAGTACAAAGAAATTCTTCTAATTTTGCTTTTTTAGGGTTATCTGTTATATTATATTCTCCATACGCTGTTATAGGCATATTGCCATATATGATAGTAAAAACTTTAATAGATTTAAAAGAAAATCTTTTGCTAACAATAAAAAATATTTTTAGTTTAAAAAATATTTTTTCATCAATTACTATATTTCCATTATTAATGTTTTATTTTTCTTCAAATAGTGTAGGCTCATCATCTTCTTTAAGATTTCTATTATCAGAATATAATGCTTTAGAGTTTTTGTATTTTTATATTTTAGCATTTGGACTTCATTTGTTTTTAATATTTAAAAATAATAAGAATAATTATATATATTATGTATCTATATTTATGTTATTTGCTGTTGCTTCTATAATGTATGGACCGGATCAGAATTTCCATAGAGTTAATATAACAGCAATATTTTTTATTTATGTATTAGTCGTTGATTATTTAAATAAAAATGCTAACATTAAAAGTATTAGAAAAAACATTTTAATATTTCTTCTTATTTTATCATCTCTAGCTTCTTTAACAAGTATATCCAATAGCATATCCTATTTTGTATATGGAGGAGTTACAAAAGAGCTTGGAAGAGAAACTTTTAATACAGATGAAAATGATTTCGTGCTTAATACAGTAACTTCAAAAAATTTAGATAAATCTATATTTTTTAAATATATTGCTAAAAATAAAAAATAATTATTTATATAAAAAGTTATTCTGTTAAATCTACTTCTATATTTGAAATTTTATTTATTATTTCATCGTAACTCATTTTTGCAAGAGAACTGTCACTTCCGCAAGCTATATATAAATCATCAAATCTCTTCATGCTTTTATCAACTAATACGGTAATTCTTTCATCTATTCCAAAAGGACATACTCCTCCAAAAGTAAAACCTGTTAAATTATAAGTGTCTTCTGCACTTGCAAAATTTGTTTTGCATCCAAAATATTCTTTAGTTTTTTTTGAAGATATTTTTTTATCACCTGATGCTATTAACATAAAAAAATCTTTCTTTACCGGTTTTAGTAATATAGATTTTGCAACCTGACCTTTTTCAATATTTAAAGATTTAGCAGCATCTTCAACTGTTTTGGTAGCTCCTTTCTCTTCAAACTCTTTATGTTCTATGCCAAGTTCATTTAAAACTTTTAATACTTTTTCACTAATCATAAATATTCTCCATTTAATTTTGTTTATGCTCTTTTAAAAATAATCCTATTCCAAATAAAATTATTATTATACCAATAAGCTGATTAATACTGATACTCTCTTTTAATATAAAATATCCTAATATACAAGCACCAACAGCCTCTCCTAATATGGTCATAGATACAACGCTAGCAGAAAACCATTTTAAAAGCCACATAAACACCACATGCCCAAGCATTGTAGATATGAGAGTTAAACCTAATATATTAATCCAAGTATATAATGGATATCCAGTAAGAGGTGTATTAGTAAATATTACTACAAAAAATAAAAATACAGCCGATGCAAAATATGTTAAACCTGTGTATGTGAGAGCGGATAATCTTTTTCTTATATATTGCCCAAGTAAAAAGTTAGCACTAATGAGCCCTGCTGATATAAATGCTAAAACATCTCCAATTAATGCAGTGGTGCTTACTTGAAAATCTCCCCAGCCTATTATAACAGAACCTATTATTGCTATAATAAAACCAAGTATTGCTAATTTGGTATATCTCTCTTTAAAAATAAAATAACCTGCTACTATAGAAAATAATGGCTGAAGCGTTACTATTACGGTAGAGCTTGCAACTGAAGTATATTTTAAAGATTGGAACCATAATGAATAATGACCTGCCAATGCTATGCCTGATACTAATGATAATAGAAAATCTTTTTTACTTATTTTTTTTAACTCTTCTAAATTTCTTATTAGAAGTATAGGCAAAATTATTATAAAAGAAAATAATAATCTATAAAATGCTGTTATTGAAGAAGGGGCATTAGCAAGTCTTGCAAATATTGCAGACATTGATAATGCTGTTACTCCAACAAATAAAAATATACTTTTTCCCATTACTATAAAAATTATATATTAATAATTTATTTTCTAAAAATTATAATATTTTTTTTGTTATTTTTCAATAATCAAAATATTATAAATTGTATTATTATTAGATTGATTTTTTTACTTTATAGTGTATGATTTATATATAAAAATTTATTTAAGAGTACAATTTGAAAGTTAGATTTTTGGGAAGCAGAGGCTCTATACCAACCCCTGGTACTAGTTTCAGTGAATACGGCGGTAATACGTCTTGCATACAAGTTATAGATGATGAAGGAAACTATATTATTCTTGATGCTGGAAGCGGATTAAAAAATCTTGGATATTATGCTCTTAAAAGTGAAAAAAAAGAAAGTATTATTTTATTAACACATTTCCATTGGGACCATATTATAGGAATACCTTTTTTCGCACCATTTTATTCTAATAAATATAGCTTTACAATATACGGCCCTAAAGATAATCATGAGGAAATGTATGAAACAATTAATAATATATTAGCTAAAGATTATTTTCCTATCAATCTTGAGCAGTTTGGTGCTTCTATTAAATTTGAACCCTTCTATGAAGGTAAAAAAATAAATTATGGAAATATGACAGTAGAAGCATTATGGGTTAATCACCCTTGCTATACTTTATCATACAAAATCACTTCTAATGATAAAACTTTAGTATATTTGACAGACCATGAACCTTATAAAAAACGTCTCCATATACAGCACCCATCATTAGACCATTATAATAACAATGCTAATTTGCTTCATGCTAGGCTAATAGATTATGTGAGAGGGGCTAATGTTTTAATTATAGAAGGGGAGTATACAAAAAGCGAATATATTAATGGGCATGTTGGCTGGGGGCATTCCACTTTAAATGATGCTATACAGGTGGGTCTTGATGCGGAAGTGCCTTATGTTATTATTCACCATCATAATCAAGATAGAACTGATGCACAAATAAAATTGATTTACAATAAACTTTTAGCTTTTTTAAGAAAAGAAAATATAGATTTGCAATTGGCTTTTGCAAAAGAAAGTTCTTATATTATCATTTAAGTATATATAAAGGAAGCAAAAGAACTGCATTTTTTGGCTAAAATATTTGTATTATTTATTTTATAAATATTTATAAGATATAAAGCTAAAGTATTTGTACTTTTTGCTACGAGAAAAAGTTGAATAAAATAAAAATCATATAATAAAATATAATTATTTATGTATAAAAAGTTTTAGAGCAGAGTTGTTATAAATTAATCTATTCCTAATATCTCAACGCCATTTTTTTTAATTAAAACAGTATGTTCAAAATGAGCGGCAAAAGAGTAGTCGGCTGTAGATATAGTCCAACCATCATTTTCTATTATATATTTATCAGAGCCTTCAGTTATCATTAATTCTAATGCCAAAACCATATTCTCTTCTAGTTTTACATCATTATTTGGGTGATAAAAATTATATATATAAGGAGCTTCATGATACTCATATCCAACACCATGACCTGTAAGAGATTTTATTATGCTGTATCCATATTCATTTACTTTTTTTTCAACTTCTCTTCCATAGGTGCTTAAAAGTATATTGGGTCTTAATTTATATATAGCATGTTCTAAAGATTCTTTACAAGCTTTAATTAATTTATATGCTTTTTTGTTTGTTGAACTTAATTGATTGCCTTTAACAACCATAGTTCTAGCACAGTCAGCATAGTAGCCGTTATATTTAACTCCTATATCAATGCATATAATATCGCCTTGCACTAATATTTTTTTATTTGTTGGTCTGCCATGTGCTATTTCATTTCCTATTGATATGCTTGTAGAAAAACCATATTCAGGCACTTCTAAATTGGCAGGGTATGCCCCTTTAGATTTTATAAATTTCTCAACGTCTTTATCTATTTTTGAAGCTCTTGTTCCTGATAGAGAATATTCAAAAGCTAAGTCTATAGCTTCTTGTGCTATTTGAGCTGCTTTTTTAATATTTTCTATGGCTTTTTCATCTTTGATAGAAGGCTTTACAATATCTGTTGTATTGCTTTTAATAAACATTATTTTTTGCCTTACTATTTTAATGATTTAGGTGTAAATATTCTTAGAAGTATAACCAAAATAATAGCACCCAAAATAGCAGACGATAGGTTAATATTAATATAGCTTACTATTTCAGTTAATCTTGGCAAATAATATGAACCAAGCAAAGCTCCAATAGTAGCTATTATAAACATCATAACCCAGCCGCCGAATACTTTTATATGCAAAACATTATAAAAAATTAAGCTTATCACTATTCCTATTAATATAAAAGCAGCTACTACTATCAAATATTCCATTTTTACCTCTATTATTTATTTTTGATATATATATTAATATCAATTTGAAGAAAGCCCTATAAAGAAAGATTTTAATTGAGCTTCTTCATCTTGTATAGGTATAAATATCATATGAGAAATATTTTCTCTATCTTTTTCATCAAATTTAATTTTTAATGATAATGAAGAGAAAGGATCTGACACATATAATGTTTTTCTAGATGATAAAATCTTTTTAAATAAAGCTTCATTTTCATCTATTTCTAATTTGTTTTTAGTATCTTCTGTAAGGTTTTTAGAATCTGATATTTTGTATATTCCATTTTCATCTTTAGTAAGCATTGCAGAATGTAATACATTAAGTCCGGATTTTTCTTTTATCCACTCTAGCATTTCATCTAAACTTTTATTTACAAACTTCTCACCTTTAATTGCTTTAAGAATATTTTTCCAATTTGAAGTCATATTATCTTTTACTTTTTCTTCTGCATCTTTATAATCTTCAGGCATAGGCGGTCTTTTTTCTTCAGGGTCATATAATTCACTGTCTATTAAATCTTCTGTATCAAACACATCATCTTCACTTGCTTTTTTTATTACTTCATTGCTATCATAGTTATGTGATTTATCAAATTCGTTTTTATCATCATCAAATAGAAAATCTTTATTAAGAGCAAGATTAAATGAATCTAGAGAAGAGAAATAATCATCTTCTTTTTTGCTAATTTCATTATCAATCATAGAGCCATGACTTATCAAAATATCCTCCTCATTATCAGAAATAATATCATCTATACCTCTTAAAATATTTTTATCTTCATCGTTTTCATCTAATACATTATCTAATGTAGGTACATAATCTAATTCCTTATCTTCTTCAGATACGGTATTTATATTATTATCTAAATTATCTATATTTGGTATTGAATTATCATCAACCTCTTCTTCTAAATCTTCATCAATATTATCTATTTTAATAGTTTCATCATCAATGCTATCTTCTATATCTTCTAAATCTTCAATATTTTCTATATTCAAATGTTCATCATTATCAACTTCATCAAGATTGTCAACTTTAATAGTTTCATCATCAATGCTGTCTTCTATTTTTTCTAAGTCTTCGATATTTTCTATATTCAAATGCTCATCGTTATCAACTTCATCAATATTGTCAACTTTAATAGCTTCATCATCAATGCTGTCTTCTATTTTTTCTAAGTCTTCGATGTTTTCTATATTCAAATGCTCATCATTATCAACTTCATCAACATTGTCAACTTTAATAGCTTCATCATCAATGCTCTCTTCTATATCTTCTAAGTCTTCAATGTTTTCTATATTTAAATGCTCATCATTATCAACTTCATCAAGATTGTCAACTTTAATAGCTTCATCATCAATGCTGTCTTCTATTTTTTCTAAGTCTTCAATATTTTCTATATTCAAATGCTCATCATTATCAACTTCATCAAGATTGTCAACTTTAATAGCTTCATCATCAATGCTGTCTTCTATTTTTTCTAAGTCTTCGATATTTTCTATATTCAAATGCTCATCGTTATCAACTTCATCAATATTGTCAACTTTAATAGCTTCATCATCAATGCTGTCTTTCTATTTTTTCTAAGTCTTCAATGTTTTCTATATTCAAATGCTCATCGTTTATCAACTTCATCAACATTGTCAACTTTAATAGCTTCATCATTAATGCTGTCTTCTATATCTTCTAAGTCTTCAATAGCTAATAAATCTTCTTTGCTTATATTATCTACAGCTTTTTCTATATCATCTAAATTAGGCAGCTCTAATTTGCTTTTTTTATCAATGTGTTTTTTATTTTTTGATTCTATATTATTTAAATATTCTATATCTTCATTTAATGTATTTAAATCATAATTAAAATCATCTAAATTATTATCATCATCAAAATTATTGTATTCATCATCTTCTAGAATATTATCATCTGATGAATATATACTATCGTCTTCTATATCTGAAGCATTTTCTGTTTGCAATTTTTTTCTTTCATATAAAGCACTAGATATTAAAAATATTAATGAAGAACAAAGTATAATAAGTAAAATATATTTTAAATATCTTTGTATTATAGGCACATCAAGCTCTAGTATTCCTACATTAAAATTATATATATCTTTAACATTGCTTGAATGTAATATATATGAATAAGCTCCTATATTTATTACTCCAGGATTATTCATATATTGATATAATGTATCTCTTGAAATACTATTAATATTTATAGAAGGATTATAATATATTACACCATTTGGTATAAGCAAGAAGTTTAAATTGTATGAAGTATTTTCAAAAATCTTTTTAAATACACTTGCTACAATATATCCAACTTCTAATCCTTTTTCATTTTTAATTGGTTTAATAAAATAAACACCATCAAAATCTTGGTCAAAGAAAGCTTTTTTATCATTTATTTTTAATGCATTAAGGTTTATGCTTTTTCTATTATCCGGAGAAGAAAATACAGCACGTCCATCAGAAAAATAAAGCCCAACAGTATCAAAAGCATAATTACCGCTTCTAAAAATAGATATAATTCTATTTTTTTCATCTTCATTCATTCCATTTAATACAACATTTTGAAGCAATGAAGGAAAATTATAACTTTCTATTATTTTATCTAATCTATTATCATAATCATTTATAAGGCTTAATATATTATTTTGGCATATTAGAGATGTTCTATCAAGCTTTTTAGTATCTATATCAAAAGCATCTTTTTTTAATCCAAATACAAAAGTAATAAATAGAGCAATAATTATAGCATTAAGCAAAATAGCTATATATACAAAAATAGAAATATTATTATGTCTATCAAACATAAAAAACCACCTATATTATTTTTTAGTTATACTTTTTCTAGCATCTTCTTCTGCTTTACTTATTATTGAAGATAACATCTTATCAAAAGCAGCAAATACATCTTCTGTTCTTTTAGTATCTATATTTTTTATTTTTTCCTCATCATTATTTTCTATACCATATGAATTATATATATCCATATTAATATTTTCTTTTACTTCTTCTTCCTCTTCTATTTTTTCTTGTACGTTTTCTATTTCTTCTACATCATCATTTATCTTTTCTATTTCTTCTTTTGAATTAAAAATATTTTCGTTACTATATTCATTATATGATAATTGTAAATCGCTTTTAATAATTTTTCTATCTCTTATATCTTCATTATTAAAATATTCATTATTATTAGAATATTCAGCATTTAAAGAATAGTATTCATCATTATTTTCTGATTCTTGATAATTTTGATATTCTTCTTCAGATTCTTGAACTAAAGCTTTTATTTCTTCATCATTATTATTATATATATCATCTTCATCATTTTGAACACTTTCTATTTTGTACTCATCATTATTATATTCGCTATTATATTCATCATACTCTTCTGTTTTGTAAGTTTCTTCTAATGTACTGTTATCATTATATTCTAATATTTCATCATCTATTTTTTCTTCTTCTACAAATTCTATTGAATCTTCATTTTTGTCATTTTCTAATTCTTTATCAACTTCATTTTCTATATAGCTTAATGAATAAATATTATTGAGATTATCTTCATTTTCTATACTTATGTCTTTTATCTCTTCTGTTATTTTTTCTTCTGCATTTATCTCTTCATTATTATCTTTTGCAGGATCATAGTTATTAAACTTTATCATGCTTACAATATTTGATATGTCTTTTGCAATATTGAATTTATTTTCTTCTTCTTTTTTATTATTATCAAAATATTTTTCTGGTATTTTATAATGAAGTTTTTCTATTATAGGAGGCATATCATCTATTGCAGTAGATTTAGGTATATCTGCTTTTACTAAGCTCTCATCTATAAATAATTCATTTTCTCCTTTAACACTCTCCAAAAAATCTCTATGAGTTTTAATTTGCATCAAGTATTTAAAGAAGTTAATTATTCCAGTTAATATTAATTGGAATAATAATATAAGTAAAGCAGTAACAGCTAATACTATTAATTCAAAATAATTAGGATACTCTTTTCCTATCATAGATACAGATAGTGAATCATTAACTATAAAACTAGGTTGTTTTTTATAATAAGCAAATCTATTAATAACGCTAGATACTTTTTCTATAGATTTTTCTCCTATAGACTCTCTTACATTATAAACTAAATCTCTAGAATCGCTTATATAAAGCCTTTTGTCTGCCACTTGATAATACATAGCTATATCAGAAACATAAGAATAATCATTTCTTGTAGTAACAATAATTTCACCATATTTATTTTTAATATATTCCATTATATAGAATGCATTTTCATTTTCAGCATTTAATACCAAAGAGCCTTTATTTTTTACTTCTTTTAACAGATTATCCTGTAATTCTATAGGCCAAGATTTATGATTAGCCGAATACAAGTTTAGTCTCATTTTGCCGTCTATAGAAAAGACTGTCATGCTTCTTAAATAAGGGTTTTCCAAAGTCATTTTATAATAATCATTTTTATATTTTTCTAATTCTGTTTTAGAGTAATTTTTGTATGGGTTATAATCTTTTAATATATCAGCTGTTTGATACATGCTATAACCTACATAATCTGATATAGATTGAGTTATTAAGTTTACCTGGTATTCTGAAACTGTATTTCTTTTTATTTTTAAGTTAGTAGCAAATTTATCCATCATTTCCATCATCATATCTAGATAATCATTAATTAATACAGATACTTTGCTGTTTTGAGGCAATACAGTGTTGCTTGCCACTCTTGCAAACATAGCAACTATAAAAATCATTAAAAATGATATCATCAGACTAAGAAGTGTTTTAATAATTTTTTGCTTTTTATCATTATTCATAACTCTAACCCTTATATACTACTATAGCTATATCTTTTTTATTATTATATTTTATCGGATAAAGAGTTTTTTACTTGAAAACTTTATTTCGAAAGGATATTTGTTATTTTTATATATTTTTATAAGTTATGAAACTCTGGTATCATTTTATTGTATGTGCAAAATTGTTTAAATCCTATATTTTTTAGAATTTCTTTTGCTTCGTTTATATGAAATCCCAAATGACTAGGCTGATGGCTGT from Brachyspira pilosicoli P43/6/78 includes:
- the flgE gene encoding flagellar hook protein FlgE; the encoded protein is MMRSLFAGVSGLQNHQTRMDVVGNNISNVNTYGFKKGRVTFKDMISQSLSGAAKPQEDRGGINPQQVGLGMQVATIDTIHTQGALQVTGVNTDLAIQGEGFFIEKKGNSSYYTRNGAFSIDKNGYLVNPSNGYKVQGWNAVLNPETGMMELNTAAGVEDLIIPVGSKDPARATQNTKFFCNLQKNSDTHQADLTIYDSTGIPRQLRATFNRTDVNRWDMVIEIPEATEGSVSVSAGDPVENGGNNTFQLVFNDAGSLISVSDGTNTQTEGVLMPNVSFTYTGTDGEVNQTINLTMGEVGLFNGITQFESPSTTKAIEQDGYTMGMLEGFSFDDSGQITGVFTNGNRKTLGQVALAKFANAGGLEKAGDTLFVESNNSGAANIGVAAAEGRGSIKAGTLEMSNVDLSEQFTDMIVTQRGFQANARTITTADQLLQEVIALKR
- a CDS encoding PepSY-like domain-containing protein; amino-acid sequence: MIKKILSSLIVLAIFSTSILFADMVVPASALPKQAVTFIKKIYPNAQIWKVERDGGKFDVNLSNGASIDFLTNGDWVNIDGEYNGVPFSVLPQAVANTVKKTYPQAMITSVEKEWGNYKIKLNNMMEMFISSDGSLMGQQFDD
- a CDS encoding YbaK/EbsC family protein, which gives rise to MISEKVLKVLNELGIEHKEFEEKGATKTVEDAAKSLNIEKGQVAKSILLKPVKKDFFMLIASGDKKISSKKTKEYFGCKTNFASAEDTYNLTGFTFGGVCPFGIDERITVLVDKSMKRFDDLYIACGSDSSLAKMSYDEIINKISNIEVDLTE
- a CDS encoding DMT family transporter, whose amino-acid sequence is MGKSIFLFVGVTALSMSAIFARLANAPSSITAFYRLLFSFIIILPILLIRNLEELKKISKKDFLLSLVSGIALAGHYSLWFQSLKYTSVASSTVIVTLQPLFSIVAGYFIFKERYTKLAILGFIIAIIGSVIIGWGDFQVSTTALIGDVLAFISAGLISANFLLGQYIRKRLSALTYTGLTYFASAVFLFFVVIFTNTPLTGYPLYTWINILGLTLISTMLGHVVFMWLLKWFSASVVSMTILGEAVGACILGYFILKESISINQLIGIIIILFGIGLFLKEHKQN
- a CDS encoding MBL fold metallo-hydrolase, coding for MKVRFLGSRGSIPTPGTSFSEYGGNTSCIQVIDDEGNYIILDAGSGLKNLGYYALKSEKKESIILLTHFHWDHIIGIPFFAPFYSNKYSFTIYGPKDNHEEMYETINNILAKDYFPINLEQFGASIKFEPFYEGKKINYGNMTVEALWVNHPCYTLSYKITSNDKTLVYLTDHEPYKKRLHIQHPSLDHYNNNANLLHARLIDYVRGANVLIIEGEYTKSEYINGHVGWGHSTLNDAIQVGLDAEVPYVIIHHHNQDRTDAQIKLIYNKLLAFLRKENIDLQLAFAKESSYIII
- the map gene encoding type I methionyl aminopeptidase; this encodes MFIKSNTTDIVKPSIKDEKAIENIKKAAQIAQEAIDLAFEYSLSGTRASKIDKDVEKFIKSKGAYPANLEVPEYGFSTSISIGNEIAHGRPTNKKILVQGDIICIDIGVKYNGYYADCARTMVVKGNQLSSTNKKAYKLIKACKESLEHAIYKLRPNILLSTYGREVEKKVNEYGYSIIKSLTGHGVGYEYHEAPYIYNFYHPNNDVKLEENMVLALELMITEGSDKYIIENDGWTISTADYSFAAHFEHTVLIKKNGVEILGID